TGTTACCACTTCAGCATCTTTATATAAATAGCTTAAGAATAATTGTTTTTTAAAATAATTTTCATTCTCAATTTCTTCCCTTAGCTTGGCAAATTCTTCTCTGTAGTAAGCATTGATCTTTTTTGTTCTTTCAGAATAATTTTTGCCGAAGCTAAGATCATCTTTATTGATCCTATCACCTACTTTTACAATAATGCTGCCATCATAGATAATGAAATCTCCTTTCGGAAGTACTTCAGAGTTCCCGTGGATATATAAAGGAAGCACATCCAGTTCAAACTGCTCTGCAAGATAGAAGGCTCCTTTATGAAATCTTTTCACATCATTGGTATAAGAACGTTCCGCTTCAGGGAAAACAACAAGGGAATATCCTTGTGCAATTTTTTCTTTCAGCTGATCCATACCATTTTCAATACCTTGAGAAACCGGATAGAAGCCTAATGCTTTTACCAGTTTTCCGAAAACCGGAGAGTTATAAACCCAATCATTCACCAAATAAATGATTTTGTGGGTGGCCATTGCAATAGCTAGCGTATCCAGAAAAGAGGTATGATTAGCAATAATGACTGCCGGTTTACTGAAGTCCTCATTTGTATTTTTAATGACCTTTTTCTTTACAAATGGATTCGAATATAGAACAGAAGTTAAAAACTTAGCTAAAATAAGTTTGATAATATCCAATGTTTTACCCTTGGATTTCTTTACAAACAAACTTCCAATAGCTGAAAATACCATTCCTCCAAGCCCATAATATAAAAAGCTTATTACTGAAACTGCTAATAATCTGAATGTGATCGGAGAAAGTCCTTTTTTCGCCCTGTTGGTAATCAGCAGCCTGAACCAGAACGGATATAAAGTAGAGGTAATGATTATTACTGAGAACATTCCTATCAAAGCAACCAAAGCCAGTGAATGTAGAGCCGGATGCTTGGCAAAGATCAGAGATCCAATGGAGAGAATAGTGGTAAATACTGCCAGAATAATTGAAGTTCTATACGTTGGAAGTTCATTTTTTCCCGTAGTATGTTCCTTTTGCATAGCCTGAGTAAGGAAAATACTGAAGTCGTCACCCACTCCAAATACTAATGTACAAACTACTGTACTGAAAATATTAAGTTCCAATCCTAAAAAATAAAGGATTCCGGCTGTTACTACTCCTGTCAGAACAATCGGAAACATGGTCAAAACAGTCAGTTCAAAATTCCTGAAGAAAACAATGATCGTTAAAACGATAGCCAGAAGGGAGTAATTAATCAGGGTATTGAAATCTCTTTTTAATAAGCCTAGAAAATTTTCATTCATCTGCTGCCGGTCAATGGCAAGGGCATCATGTTTCTTTTCAATATCATTGATGAAGGCATCTCTTTTATTCTCGTCCACCTTTACTACATTGGAAACCGTATAAAATCCTTTTTCATTGCTCATGAATTCTGAAATCTGGAGCGCTTTCACTTTTTCATAGTCTCTGATTGTTAACGTGGAATAATTTTTATTGAGAATCTCATTAAATTGAGCAAAAGCCGAACTGTTGAATCCAAATTTGTTTCCGTTGCTGATAAGCTCAGAAACCGTTTGGTTCTTTTTAGTATCGTTCCAGAATGTCTTCCATTCCTTAATTTTGTTTTGCTGGTCTTTCTCGGATAGAACAATGCTTCCAATAGAATTGTAGCTAAGGATTTTACCTTCTTTCTTCTCTTGTTCAAGGAATGTATTCAGTTGAGAGTTTCTGGCAAGAGCTTGTTCTTCAGAGTTTCCATATGAAATGGTATAAATAGACTTTGAAGTAATGTCCGAAAGCTTCTGGAGTTTGCCTCACTGATTTTCATTTCTTTCGGAATATAGTTCAGATCCCCAATATCTTCATTAAAACCTACATGTCTGAAACCAAATAAACATGCCAAGATAATAATAGAACATCCAATAATCAAAGGTTTGTTTTTCTCGTATGGATAAGAACCAATTTTATCAATAAAGTTGGTGCTTTGCTTTTCTACGGAATGTTTAGGTTTATAAAGCTGAGGAACGATAATTAATGCAGTAATGGAAGATAAAATAACAGTAATCGCTGCAAAAAGTCCCAGGTCTTTTAATGCTTCAGAGCGTACAAATACCAGACATAAAAAGGAAACCGCAGTGGTCGCACTACTCAATACAATAGGTTGGGTGATTTCCTTGTAAAGTTCTTCAATATTGTTATTATGTTTGTAATGGGTAAGAATATGCAGGGCATAATCTATGGTAATTCCGATAAGAATGGCTCCTACACTTAATGAAATGGCTGAAATTTTATCCTTAATAAAATACAATATCAATAGAGCCAGCAACACGGAGAAT
This is a stretch of genomic DNA from Chryseobacterium tructae. It encodes these proteins:
- a CDS encoding 1-acyl-sn-glycerol-3-phosphate acyltransferase, translating into MKALQISEFMSNEKGFYTVSNVVKVDENKRDAFINDIEKKHDALAIDRQQMNENFLGLLKRDFNTLINYSLLAIVLTIIVFFRNFELTVLTMFPIVLTGVVTAGILYFLGLELNIFSTVVCTLVFGVGDDFSIFLTQAMQKEHTTGKNELPTYRTSIILAVFTTILSIGSLIFAKHPALHSLALVALIGMFSVIIITSTLYPFWFRLLITNRAKKGLSPITFRLLAVSVISFLYYGLGGMVFSAIGSLFVKKSKGKTLDIIKLILAKFLTSVLYSNPFVKKKVIKNTNEDFSKPAVIIANHTSFLDTLAIAMATHKIIYLVNDWVYNSPVFGKLVKALGFYPVSQGIENGMDQLKEKIAQGYSLVVFPEAERSYTNDVKRFHKGAFYLAEQFELDVLPLYIHGNSEVLPKGDFIIYDGSIIVKVGDRINKDDLSFGKNYSERTKKINAYYREEFAKLREEIENENYFKKQLFLSYLYKDAEVVTAVKKDFNTNKLVYFELNKHIDADANILHIADDFGQKDVLLTLYQASRRIFSWIKNDEKRAKAAHNYLVKRRKINYIKELSEVNKNIDVLLISDDHFDLSEIQIRPKTIIFINTTNTAIESENYTLKFSSDSLKVFKTK